One Leifsonia shinshuensis DNA window includes the following coding sequences:
- a CDS encoding L-serine ammonia-lyase: MTAYVSAFDLFSIGIGPSSSHTVGPLRAAKAFADRLVADDLVEQVDQVTCTLYGSLGSTGIGHGTPDAVVAGLRGNEPENCHPDDVRGAWSAIGDGAKLRLAGVRDIPLSKGDIDFEPRTRLPGHPNALTLRAWGRSADGTRQPLPLLEETYYSIGGGFIRRDGEEAELAARAAHPLPYDSAEELLAICARLDIPICEVARRNEIALHGEDATDTRLDLIWEAMAECVARGLAGDGTLPGGLGVKRRAAAMREHLESVQDDPGRATSLEWLHAFALAVNEENASGGRVVTAPTNGAAGIVPAVAHYYLRFVPGATLDGIRKYLLTATAIGSLFKANASISGAEGGCQAEVGSACAMAAGALCAVLGGTPTQVENAAEIAMEHHLGLTCDPVGGLVQIPCIERNAIASSTAVSAARLALHGDGSHLVSLDTVIETMRQTGLDMSTKYKETSEGGLAVNVIEC; encoded by the coding sequence GTGACAGCGTACGTCTCCGCCTTCGACCTGTTCTCGATCGGCATCGGCCCCTCGAGCTCGCACACCGTCGGACCCCTGCGGGCCGCCAAGGCGTTCGCGGACCGCCTCGTCGCCGACGACCTCGTGGAGCAGGTCGACCAGGTCACCTGCACCCTCTACGGCTCCCTCGGCTCGACCGGGATCGGGCACGGCACGCCCGACGCCGTCGTCGCCGGCCTCCGCGGCAACGAGCCGGAGAACTGCCACCCGGACGACGTACGCGGCGCGTGGTCCGCGATCGGCGACGGCGCGAAACTGCGCCTCGCGGGCGTGCGCGACATCCCGCTCAGCAAGGGCGACATCGACTTCGAGCCGCGCACCCGCCTCCCCGGCCACCCGAACGCGCTCACCCTGCGCGCCTGGGGCCGCAGCGCCGACGGAACCCGACAGCCGCTCCCCCTGCTGGAGGAGACCTACTACTCGATCGGCGGCGGCTTCATCCGCCGGGATGGCGAGGAGGCGGAACTCGCCGCACGCGCGGCGCACCCGCTGCCGTACGACTCCGCCGAGGAACTGCTGGCGATCTGCGCGCGCCTGGACATCCCGATCTGCGAGGTCGCGCGCCGCAACGAGATCGCCCTCCACGGCGAGGACGCCACCGACACGCGCCTCGACCTGATCTGGGAGGCCATGGCCGAGTGCGTCGCGCGCGGCCTGGCCGGCGACGGCACCCTCCCGGGCGGCCTCGGCGTCAAGCGCCGCGCGGCCGCGATGCGCGAGCACCTGGAGAGCGTCCAGGACGACCCGGGCCGCGCGACGTCGCTGGAGTGGCTGCACGCGTTCGCGCTGGCCGTCAACGAGGAGAACGCCTCGGGAGGCCGCGTCGTCACCGCTCCCACCAACGGCGCGGCCGGGATCGTGCCCGCCGTGGCCCACTACTACCTCCGGTTCGTGCCGGGCGCGACGCTCGACGGAATCCGCAAGTACCTGCTCACCGCGACCGCGATCGGCTCGCTGTTCAAGGCGAACGCGTCCATCTCGGGGGCGGAGGGCGGCTGTCAGGCGGAGGTCGGCTCAGCCTGCGCGATGGCGGCGGGCGCACTCTGCGCAGTCCTCGGCGGCACTCCGACCCAGGTCGAGAACGCGGCGGAGATCGCCATGGAACATCACCTCGGCCTCACCTGCGACCCGGTCGGCGGCCTGGTGCAGATCCCCTGCATCGAGCGCAACGCGATCGCGTCCTCCACCGCCGTCTCTGCCGCACGCCTCGCGCTGCACGGCGACGGTTCGCACCTGGTCTCGCTGGACACCGTGATCGAGACGATGCGCCAGACCGGGCTGGACATGTCGACCAAGTACAAGGAGACCAGCGAGGGCGGCCTCGCGGTCAACGTCATCGAGTGCTGA
- a CDS encoding helix-turn-helix domain-containing protein — translation MNPPIQAPDPLGGVADGLAAVVALRELADRLEDAEVEHALRDGWSWTQIADALGVTRQAVHKKHLRRVAAAGVALRRRNV, via the coding sequence ATGAACCCACCCATCCAGGCTCCGGACCCGCTCGGCGGGGTGGCCGACGGCCTCGCCGCCGTCGTCGCCCTGCGCGAGCTCGCCGACCGGCTCGAAGACGCGGAGGTCGAGCACGCCCTCCGCGACGGCTGGAGCTGGACCCAGATCGCCGACGCGCTCGGCGTCACCCGCCAGGCCGTGCACAAGAAGCACCTGCGCCGCGTCGCCGCCGCAGGCGTAGCCCTCAGGAGACGAAATGTCTGA
- a CDS encoding Clp protease N-terminal domain-containing protein, with the protein MSDIPPGTANNAPGQPLSKALRSVVIASVTEAQRRNATLVEAEHLLLALSRDGSGAVRDVLASAGLDPVGLEAALLAEREASLRVAGVTPPPEERLAASPRVARPRWGASAKEALTRAHRVASAHRRQRSGEADLVTAIFGLELGTVPRALTLAGVDRPAVVAALRGIA; encoded by the coding sequence ATGTCTGACATCCCTCCCGGAACCGCCAACAACGCCCCCGGCCAGCCGCTGTCCAAGGCCCTCCGCTCGGTGGTGATCGCCTCCGTCACCGAGGCCCAGCGCCGCAACGCGACCCTGGTGGAGGCCGAGCACCTGCTGCTCGCCCTCTCCCGCGACGGCAGCGGAGCGGTCCGCGACGTGCTCGCGTCCGCCGGCCTCGACCCCGTCGGGCTGGAGGCCGCCCTGCTCGCCGAACGCGAGGCCAGCCTCCGCGTCGCCGGCGTCACCCCGCCGCCGGAGGAACGGCTCGCCGCGTCGCCCCGCGTCGCCCGGCCGCGCTGGGGCGCCTCCGCCAAGGAAGCGCTCACCCGCGCCCACCGCGTCGCCTCCGCCCACCGCCGCCAGCGCTCGGGGGAGGCCGACCTCGTGACCGCCATCTTCGGACTGGAGCTGGGGACCGTCCCGCGCGCGCTGACTCTCGCCGGCGTGGACCGGCCTGCCGTGGTGGCGGCGCTGCGCGGGATCGCCTGA
- a CDS encoding ATP-binding cassette domain-containing protein, whose product MTRSTEWAVEAHGLVKVFGDNRAVDGVDLNVRAGTVYGVLGPNGAGKTTTISMLATLLRPDGGDAFVFGHDIRKEQQVVRQLLGVTAQFASVDENLSANENLMIFARLLGLSGREAKAKTAELLEEFGLTDAAKRPLKKFSGGMRRRLDLAASLIAQPPLIFLDEPTTGLDPRTRAQMWDTIRRLVSTGSTVLLTTQYLDEADQLADRIAVIDRGRVVAEGTADELKASVGESSLQLRLTDPADIEDARRAIATVLGVEAVVSPEGSRLTAPMGDADAVTDLFVTFREAGIHLQEMSVQKPTLDEVFLTLTGHGVEEETDTDEESVETAAAEEGVRA is encoded by the coding sequence ATGACTCGCAGCACCGAGTGGGCCGTCGAGGCCCACGGGCTCGTCAAGGTCTTCGGCGACAACCGGGCGGTCGACGGCGTCGATCTCAACGTCCGGGCCGGCACCGTCTACGGCGTCCTCGGCCCCAACGGCGCCGGGAAGACCACCACCATCTCCATGCTCGCCACCCTGCTCCGCCCGGACGGCGGCGACGCCTTCGTCTTCGGCCACGACATCCGCAAGGAGCAGCAGGTCGTCCGCCAGCTCCTCGGCGTGACCGCCCAGTTCGCCTCCGTGGACGAGAACCTGTCCGCCAACGAGAACCTCATGATCTTCGCGCGCCTGCTCGGCCTCAGCGGCCGGGAGGCCAAGGCCAAGACCGCCGAGCTCCTCGAGGAGTTCGGGCTGACCGACGCCGCCAAGCGCCCGCTCAAGAAGTTCTCCGGCGGCATGCGCCGGCGCCTCGACCTGGCCGCCAGCCTGATCGCACAGCCGCCGCTGATCTTCCTCGACGAGCCGACCACCGGCCTCGACCCGCGGACCCGCGCGCAGATGTGGGACACCATCCGCCGGCTGGTCTCCACGGGCTCCACGGTGCTGCTCACCACGCAGTACCTGGACGAGGCCGACCAGCTCGCCGACCGCATCGCCGTCATCGACCGCGGCCGCGTCGTCGCCGAGGGCACCGCCGACGAGCTGAAGGCGTCGGTGGGGGAGTCGTCCCTGCAGCTGCGCCTGACCGACCCGGCCGACATCGAGGACGCCCGCCGCGCCATCGCCACCGTTCTCGGCGTGGAGGCGGTCGTCTCGCCCGAGGGCTCCCGGCTCACCGCGCCCATGGGCGACGCTGACGCCGTCACCGACCTGTTCGTCACGTTCCGCGAGGCGGGCATCCACCTCCAGGAGATGTCGGTGCAGAAGCCCACCCTGGACGAGGTGTTCCTCACCCTGACCGGCCACGGGGTCGAAGAGGAGACCGACACGGACGAGGAGTCCGTCGAGACCGCCGCGGCGGAGGAAGGAGTCCGGGCATGA
- a CDS encoding ABC transporter permease: protein MSAIATITPPSERNLKNHVSLSQTLSNTITMAHRGLLKIKRTPEQLFDVTLQPIIFTIMFAYLFGGAIAGNVQAYLPTLIPGVLVQTVITTSVVTGVQLREDMDKGVFDRFKSMPIARIAPLSGALLADTLRYTIATTITFVVGFAIGYRPAAGIGFVILAGLLVIFCSWAISWIFAFFGVIARTAGSVQGISFLVLFPLTFFSNAFVGVQTLPSWLQGFVNVNPVSHLVTAVRNLTAHGTFGVDGWLALLGAAVIVAVFAPLTVRAYMRKA, encoded by the coding sequence ATGAGCGCCATCGCCACCATCACCCCGCCGTCCGAGCGGAACCTGAAGAACCACGTCAGCCTGAGCCAGACCCTGTCCAACACGATCACGATGGCCCACCGCGGCCTCCTGAAGATCAAGCGGACGCCCGAGCAGCTGTTCGATGTGACGCTCCAGCCGATCATCTTCACGATCATGTTCGCGTACCTCTTCGGGGGCGCGATCGCCGGAAATGTGCAGGCCTACCTGCCGACGCTCATCCCCGGTGTGCTGGTCCAGACGGTCATCACGACATCGGTGGTCACCGGCGTGCAGCTGCGGGAGGACATGGACAAAGGAGTGTTCGATCGGTTCAAGTCGATGCCGATCGCACGCATCGCGCCGCTCTCCGGCGCGCTTCTCGCCGACACGCTGCGCTACACGATCGCGACGACGATCACGTTCGTCGTGGGCTTCGCGATCGGCTACCGCCCGGCCGCGGGTATCGGTTTCGTCATCCTCGCGGGGTTGCTCGTCATCTTCTGCTCCTGGGCGATCAGCTGGATCTTCGCCTTCTTCGGCGTCATCGCGCGGACGGCGGGCTCAGTGCAGGGCATCTCGTTCCTCGTCCTGTTCCCACTGACGTTCTTCTCCAACGCGTTCGTGGGCGTCCAGACGCTGCCGAGCTGGCTGCAGGGGTTCGTCAACGTGAACCCCGTCTCGCACCTGGTGACCGCGGTCAGGAACCTCACTGCTCATGGCACCTTCGGGGTCGACGGATGGCTCGCCCTGCTCGGCGCGGCCGTGATCGTCGCCGTCTTCGCCCCGCTCACGGTGCGTGCCTACATGCGGAAGGCCTAG
- a CDS encoding ATP-binding protein — protein MESAPARPRVAVLGPVLVEDRSGALAEPSGTRGKSLIVALVLARGGLSVPALVEDLWDDAPPRQERAALQTLVSRVRTSSADGILESTPSGYALAVGRHGTDLDLAAHHLDLTRTALAADAAGDALREANAGLALWRGEPGLDLAGSRLGEELARTADELRTDLLAARARAARLTGDPATALSDLQQLLRLRPLDESLHAERIRALADAGRRSDALLAFADLKDALRDRLGTRPGAELVALNARLLAEEDDDEGGYDEGKNKNDDDREPASPRRVRLGLRTAPNALVGREYDLEAVEDLVATSRLTTILGAGGLGKTRLAHEVGHRAIHTPAVVLVELASVRTGADVELAFATTLGIREARAARLAEPGAQLDLRSRILGLLSERETLLIVDNCEHIIDAAAAYIEDILSATPTVGVLATSRAPLAIGAERVYALGPLPSDDDGPAVELFRERATAARPGVVLPPEAVARLCARLDGLPLAIELAAARARSLSVEEIERRLGNRFALLTGGERTAPERHRTLFAVIDWSWNLLTASEQALMRRLSAFPDGFSADAAEAVAGAGAASVLDDLDALVAQSLVTVSEDPDTGILRYRMLETVREFGDLELTAAGESDEVQAGVDAWAIAFAREAMARMHGREQVPTFARVTAEQDNLVAVLRSALDGGRPATTATVFAVLAYYWSLRSTHTEVLSFGKAVLDALSGWEPAGEDREAAAASYTLIGGTFLYAGLRTAVRAISRLRRLRRDAPFADPRLGAIASLVLAAGHVEPGMRLLAEFRSSADPELAAMGALLTAQLQENAGELDDALANATRAHEKAIEAQDTWSRASAAQSLAQLHSQLAHPREALAWAESAYEGLTSLRAAGDLRQLDWLIAVNSISAGDVERGRVLLEDYLHEEVDRTGFDYVDYYGIGFAGMAEIALAEGDYARGIRLYDEAIGVYSDDTAVERDAVANPWLTILGAALIAARLRTHDAEARLAETTGLAIEDPLSREETAEAARRLRTRVLVNARLSPPYLDKPVIGTGLLGFAIWMLDEEVAAGRGDEWVDAGLELFALAARSNSRQDIESLHRPRLAERVRQTWGEDRVAAALEAAGALGREAAAVRGLVVLGDVRV, from the coding sequence GTGGAGTCCGCCCCAGCCCGTCCCCGCGTCGCCGTGCTCGGCCCGGTGCTCGTCGAGGACCGTTCCGGCGCACTGGCCGAGCCGTCGGGGACGCGCGGGAAGAGCCTCATCGTCGCCCTCGTACTGGCGCGCGGCGGTCTGTCCGTCCCCGCCCTGGTCGAGGACCTCTGGGACGACGCTCCCCCGCGGCAGGAGCGCGCGGCCCTGCAGACGCTGGTCTCGCGCGTGCGCACGAGCAGCGCAGACGGCATCCTGGAGTCCACACCGAGCGGGTACGCGCTGGCGGTCGGCAGGCACGGCACCGACCTGGACCTCGCCGCGCATCACCTCGACCTCACCCGCACGGCGCTCGCCGCGGACGCCGCCGGCGACGCCCTCCGCGAGGCGAACGCCGGCCTCGCGCTCTGGCGCGGCGAGCCGGGCCTCGACCTTGCCGGCTCCCGCCTCGGTGAGGAGCTGGCGCGCACCGCGGACGAGCTCCGCACCGACCTGCTCGCCGCCCGCGCCCGCGCCGCGCGGCTGACCGGCGACCCCGCGACCGCGCTCAGCGACCTCCAGCAGCTGCTGCGCCTGCGCCCCCTGGACGAGTCCCTGCACGCCGAGCGCATCCGTGCGCTCGCGGACGCGGGCCGCCGCAGCGACGCCCTGCTCGCCTTCGCCGACCTGAAGGACGCCCTGCGCGACCGCCTCGGCACGCGCCCCGGCGCGGAACTGGTCGCCCTGAACGCACGCCTGCTCGCAGAGGAGGACGACGACGAGGGCGGGTACGACGAGGGCAAGAACAAAAACGACGACGACCGCGAGCCTGCATCGCCCCGGCGCGTCCGCCTCGGCCTGCGCACGGCTCCGAACGCCCTGGTCGGCCGCGAGTACGACCTGGAGGCCGTGGAGGACCTGGTCGCGACCTCCCGCCTCACGACGATCCTCGGCGCCGGCGGACTCGGCAAGACCCGCCTGGCCCACGAGGTCGGTCACCGTGCCATCCACACGCCGGCGGTCGTCCTGGTCGAGCTCGCCAGCGTGCGCACCGGAGCGGACGTCGAACTGGCGTTCGCCACCACGCTCGGGATCCGGGAGGCCAGGGCCGCGCGCCTGGCCGAGCCGGGAGCGCAGCTCGACCTGCGCTCCCGCATCCTCGGCCTGCTCTCCGAGCGCGAGACACTGCTCATCGTCGACAACTGCGAGCACATCATCGACGCGGCCGCCGCCTACATCGAGGACATCCTCTCGGCCACGCCGACCGTGGGCGTGCTCGCGACGAGCCGCGCGCCGCTCGCGATCGGCGCCGAGCGGGTCTATGCGCTCGGCCCGCTGCCGTCCGACGACGACGGTCCGGCCGTCGAGCTGTTCCGCGAGCGGGCCACCGCCGCGCGCCCGGGCGTCGTGCTGCCGCCGGAGGCCGTGGCCCGGCTCTGCGCCCGGCTCGACGGCCTCCCGCTCGCCATCGAGCTGGCCGCCGCCCGGGCCCGCTCGCTCTCGGTCGAGGAGATCGAGCGCCGCCTCGGCAACCGCTTCGCGCTGCTGACCGGCGGCGAGCGCACCGCGCCGGAGCGCCACCGCACGCTGTTCGCGGTCATCGACTGGAGCTGGAACCTGCTCACCGCGTCCGAACAGGCTCTGATGCGCCGGCTCTCGGCCTTCCCCGACGGGTTCAGCGCCGACGCCGCGGAGGCCGTCGCGGGAGCCGGCGCCGCGTCGGTGCTGGACGACCTGGACGCACTCGTCGCGCAGTCGCTGGTGACCGTCTCCGAAGACCCGGACACCGGGATCCTGCGCTACCGGATGCTGGAGACGGTCCGCGAGTTCGGCGACCTGGAGCTGACCGCGGCCGGCGAGTCCGACGAGGTGCAGGCCGGGGTGGACGCCTGGGCGATCGCGTTCGCGCGCGAGGCGATGGCGCGCATGCACGGCCGGGAGCAGGTGCCCACCTTCGCCCGAGTGACCGCCGAGCAGGACAACCTGGTGGCGGTGCTGCGCTCGGCGCTCGACGGCGGCCGGCCGGCGACGACGGCCACGGTGTTCGCGGTGCTGGCCTACTACTGGTCGCTGCGCAGCACCCACACTGAGGTGCTGAGCTTCGGGAAGGCCGTCCTCGACGCGCTGTCCGGCTGGGAGCCGGCCGGCGAGGACCGGGAGGCGGCGGCCGCGTCCTACACGCTGATCGGGGGCACCTTCCTCTACGCGGGGCTGCGCACGGCCGTCCGCGCGATCTCGCGGCTGCGCAGGCTCCGCCGCGATGCGCCCTTCGCCGACCCGCGGCTCGGCGCGATCGCGAGCCTCGTGCTCGCGGCCGGCCACGTGGAGCCCGGGATGCGGCTGCTCGCCGAGTTCCGAAGCTCGGCGGATCCCGAGCTCGCGGCGATGGGCGCCCTCCTCACCGCGCAGCTCCAGGAGAACGCGGGCGAACTGGACGACGCCCTCGCGAACGCGACCCGGGCGCACGAGAAGGCGATCGAGGCGCAGGACACCTGGTCGCGCGCGTCCGCGGCGCAGAGCCTGGCGCAGCTGCACAGCCAGCTCGCGCACCCCCGGGAGGCGCTGGCCTGGGCCGAGAGCGCCTACGAAGGCCTCACCTCGCTGCGCGCGGCGGGCGACCTCCGCCAGCTCGACTGGCTGATCGCGGTCAACTCGATCTCCGCCGGGGACGTCGAGCGTGGGCGCGTTCTCCTCGAGGACTACCTGCACGAGGAGGTCGACCGCACCGGCTTCGACTACGTCGACTACTACGGGATCGGTTTCGCCGGGATGGCGGAGATCGCGCTGGCGGAGGGCGACTACGCACGCGGCATCCGCCTCTACGACGAGGCGATCGGCGTGTACTCGGACGACACCGCCGTCGAGCGCGACGCCGTCGCCAACCCGTGGCTGACGATCCTCGGCGCCGCCCTCATCGCCGCCCGGCTGCGCACGCACGACGCGGAGGCCCGGCTGGCGGAGACGACGGGCCTCGCGATCGAGGACCCGCTCAGCCGCGAGGAGACCGCCGAGGCGGCCCGCCGGCTGCGCACGCGCGTCCTGGTGAACGCCCGGCTGAGCCCGCCCTACCTCGACAAGCCCGTGATCGGCACCGGCCTCCTCGGCTTCGCCATCTGGATGCTCGACGAGGAGGTCGCCGCGGGCCGCGGGGACGAGTGGGTGGACGCGGGGCTGGAGCTCTTCGCTCTCGCGGCGCGGTCGAACTCGCGGCAGGACATCGAGAGTCTGCACCGGCCCCGCCTCGCGGAGCGGGTGCGGCAGACGTGGGGCGAGGATCGTGTCGCGGCGGCGCTGGAGGCCGCAGGCGCGCTGGGGCGGGAGGCCGCGGCGGTGCGGGGGTTGGTGGTTCTGGGGGATGTGCGGGTCTGA
- a CDS encoding class I SAM-dependent methyltransferase, producing MAFDWSQFYEKQGGRGVRPTYESALAAWDGPAGTAVDLGCGDGVETRDLAERGWRVLAVDSDPSVDERVRAGLDPSAGERVTTRCAPFEEVGELPQADLVYAGFALPFCDPTRFPYLWADIRDAIEPGGLFAGELFGPHDEWFGRPGMNFHDRAGVEAMLTGLEVLRLVEDDRRGMSFEGPKQWHVFHIVARA from the coding sequence ATGGCGTTCGACTGGTCGCAGTTCTACGAGAAGCAGGGCGGACGCGGCGTCAGGCCGACGTACGAGTCGGCACTCGCGGCGTGGGACGGCCCGGCGGGCACCGCGGTGGACCTCGGCTGCGGGGACGGGGTCGAGACGCGCGACCTCGCCGAGCGCGGCTGGCGGGTGCTCGCCGTGGACTCCGACCCGTCGGTGGACGAGCGCGTGCGTGCCGGGTTGGACCCGTCGGCGGGTGAACGCGTGACGACGCGCTGCGCTCCGTTCGAGGAGGTGGGGGAGCTGCCGCAGGCCGACCTCGTCTATGCCGGGTTCGCGCTGCCGTTCTGCGATCCCACCCGGTTCCCCTACCTGTGGGCGGACATCCGGGACGCGATCGAGCCGGGCGGGCTGTTCGCGGGGGAGCTGTTCGGGCCGCACGACGAGTGGTTCGGGCGGCCGGGGATGAACTTCCACGACCGCGCGGGGGTGGAGGCCATGCTGACCGGGCTCGAGGTGCTGCGGCTGGTCGAGGACGACCGTCGCGGGATGTCGTTCGAGGGGCCGAAGCAGTGGCACGTGTTCCACATCGTCGCGCGGGCGTGA
- a CDS encoding FitA-like ribbon-helix-helix domain-containing protein codes for MPISITIRSVPDEVRDELAARAARSGRSLQEYLVHELTRLAGKRTVDDVLDSIRRRAEHFPVLDREAVSDMIARSRE; via the coding sequence ATGCCCATTTCAATCACCATCCGCTCCGTTCCGGACGAGGTCCGCGACGAGCTCGCGGCGCGTGCGGCCCGCTCGGGGCGATCACTTCAGGAGTACCTCGTGCATGAACTCACCCGTCTCGCCGGCAAGCGCACGGTCGACGACGTCCTCGACAGCATCCGGCGCCGCGCGGAGCACTTCCCCGTGCTCGACCGGGAGGCCGTGTCCGACATGATCGCGCGGAGCCGCGAATGA
- a CDS encoding type II toxin-antitoxin system VapC family toxin, with translation MSAVAAAVRRTAVHSAEPAASSSDPLAHDFGVAETVIVDTCAVIDLLVDPGENGRAVAERLRGRDLAAPDVMFAEAANVLRTLRARRKLSDAEASMAYAELLELPIEPWPFETVEQRVWDLRGTLTAFDATFVALSELLTAPLVTTDKRLERAMRSVPAVKGPAVKGSAMNGRGLRAVDG, from the coding sequence ATGAGCGCGGTGGCGGCCGCCGTGCGCCGCACGGCGGTCCACTCCGCAGAACCCGCTGCGTCGTCGTCCGATCCGCTCGCGCACGACTTCGGTGTGGCCGAGACGGTCATCGTCGACACGTGCGCTGTGATCGACCTCCTGGTCGACCCCGGCGAGAACGGCCGGGCCGTGGCCGAACGTCTGCGCGGCCGCGACCTCGCCGCTCCCGACGTGATGTTCGCCGAGGCGGCCAACGTCCTCCGCACGCTTCGCGCGCGCCGCAAGCTGAGCGACGCCGAGGCCTCGATGGCCTACGCCGAACTCCTGGAGCTCCCGATCGAGCCGTGGCCGTTCGAGACCGTCGAGCAGCGTGTGTGGGATCTGCGAGGCACCCTGACCGCGTTCGACGCGACCTTCGTCGCGCTGTCCGAGCTGCTCACGGCTCCGCTCGTGACGACGGACAAGCGGCTGGAGCGGGCGATGCGGTCCGTGCCCGCGGTGAAGGGGCCCGCGGTGAAGGGGTCCGCGATGAACGGGAGGGGGTTGCGTGCGGTGGACGGGTAG
- a CDS encoding CoA-binding protein: protein MTTANATAIDAASDSTTTEVQLVNGLSCSLPADSPLAKLLKSQRTWTGPDAKERLRILRGAKSVAIVGASANPARSSYFVGTYLQQSSDFRVYFVNPNADTILGQKAYPDLASLPEVPDIVDVFRRASDIPSVIDEAVAVGAPTVWVQLGIWNQEAAEYGESLGLTVVMDRCIKIEHARFHGGLHLLGFDTGQITARKTLR, encoded by the coding sequence ATGACGACCGCGAACGCGACGGCGATCGACGCGGCCAGCGACTCGACGACGACCGAGGTCCAGCTGGTCAACGGCCTGAGCTGCTCGCTCCCCGCCGACTCCCCTCTGGCGAAACTCCTGAAGTCGCAGCGCACCTGGACGGGTCCCGACGCGAAGGAGCGCCTGCGGATCCTGCGCGGCGCGAAGTCGGTCGCGATCGTGGGCGCGTCCGCGAACCCGGCCCGTTCGAGCTATTTCGTCGGGACGTACCTGCAGCAGTCGAGCGACTTCCGCGTGTATTTCGTGAACCCGAACGCCGACACCATCCTTGGCCAGAAGGCCTACCCCGATCTCGCCTCCCTCCCCGAGGTGCCGGACATCGTCGACGTGTTCCGCCGCGCGAGCGACATCCCGAGCGTGATCGACGAGGCCGTAGCGGTCGGCGCGCCGACCGTCTGGGTGCAGCTCGGCATCTGGAACCAGGAGGCCGCCGAATACGGCGAGTCCCTCGGCCTCACCGTGGTGATGGACCGCTGCATCAAGATCGAGCACGCCCGCTTCCACGGCGGACTCCACCTTCTCGGCTTCGACACCGGCCAGATCACGGCGCGCAAGACGCTGCGCTGA
- a CDS encoding O-acetylhomoserine aminocarboxypropyltransferase/cysteine synthase family protein codes for MADREYGFRTRAIHAGNIPDPVTGARALPIYQTSAFVFDDTADAAARFALQKYGNIYSRLENPTVASFEERVASLEGGIGAVATASGLSAQYITFASLAGAGDHIVASANLYGGSITQLDVTLRRFGVDTTFVQSSDPADYAAAITDRTKLVFAETIANPSGEIADIEGLAEVAHAAGIPLIIDSTIATPYLNRPIEWGADIVIHSATKFLGGHGTTLGGVVVESGRFDWHSEKFPLFSQPVPSYGGLQWSGNFGEYAFLTRLRAEQLRDIGPSLAPHSAFLLAQGVETLPYRIQAHVDNARAVAEWLDADPRIEKVFWAGLPEHPHHERAQKYLPKGPGSVFSFVVTGGREVGQRFIESLNLASHLANIGDAKTLVIHPASTTHAQLTEQQLLDAGVLPGVVRISVGIEDVDDIIYDLDQALSAAVKEAAA; via the coding sequence ATGGCTGATCGCGAATATGGCTTCCGGACGCGTGCGATCCACGCGGGCAACATCCCCGACCCCGTGACCGGAGCGCGCGCACTGCCGATCTACCAGACCAGCGCCTTCGTGTTCGACGACACCGCGGACGCCGCGGCGCGGTTCGCGCTGCAGAAGTACGGCAACATCTACTCGCGGCTGGAGAACCCGACGGTCGCGTCGTTCGAGGAGCGCGTCGCGAGCCTCGAGGGCGGCATCGGCGCCGTCGCGACGGCGAGCGGGTTGAGCGCCCAGTACATCACGTTCGCGTCGCTGGCCGGGGCCGGCGACCACATCGTGGCGTCCGCCAACCTCTACGGCGGCTCGATCACGCAGCTCGACGTCACGCTGCGCCGCTTCGGGGTCGACACGACGTTCGTGCAGAGCTCCGACCCGGCCGACTACGCGGCGGCGATCACCGACCGCACCAAGCTCGTCTTCGCCGAGACGATCGCCAACCCGTCCGGCGAGATCGCCGACATCGAGGGCCTGGCCGAGGTCGCGCACGCGGCCGGCATCCCGCTGATCATCGACTCCACCATCGCCACCCCCTACCTGAACCGCCCGATCGAGTGGGGCGCCGACATCGTCATCCACTCGGCGACGAAGTTCCTCGGCGGCCACGGCACCACCCTGGGCGGCGTCGTGGTGGAGAGCGGCCGCTTCGACTGGCACAGCGAAAAGTTCCCGCTGTTCAGCCAGCCGGTCCCGTCGTACGGCGGGCTGCAGTGGTCGGGCAACTTCGGCGAATACGCCTTCCTCACCCGCCTCCGCGCCGAGCAGCTGCGCGACATCGGCCCCTCCCTCGCCCCGCACTCGGCGTTCCTGCTCGCGCAGGGCGTCGAGACGCTGCCGTACCGGATCCAGGCGCACGTCGACAACGCCCGCGCGGTCGCCGAGTGGCTGGACGCGGACCCGCGGATCGAGAAGGTCTTCTGGGCCGGGCTGCCCGAGCACCCCCACCACGAACGTGCGCAGAAGTACCTCCCGAAGGGCCCGGGAAGCGTGTTCTCGTTCGTCGTCACGGGCGGACGCGAGGTCGGCCAGCGCTTCATCGAGTCGCTGAACCTCGCGAGCCACCTCGCGAACATCGGCGACGCGAAGACGCTCGTCATCCACCCGGCCTCCACGACGCACGCCCAGCTCACCGAGCAGCAGCTCCTCGACGCCGGCGTGCTCCCGGGCGTCGTGCGCATCAGCGTCGGCATCGAGGATGTGGACGACATCATCTACGATCTGGACCAGGCGCTCAGCGCAGCGGTGAAGGAGGCGGCAGCATGA